TTTGCTTTAAAAGATACTTCTTTATCTGAATAATAACCATTTTTAAGTATTTTTCCAGCTTTTTTTATAATTTTTATTAATTTCTTTTTCATAGGATTTCCTAAATTTTTTCAGTATTTTATCTAATTGAAACAAAATATATGTAAAATCCTTTTTATGAAAGATTTTATTCCTACTTTAAATCAAAACTTTACTTTTGGAAATTGTAAAAATTGTCAAGCACATTGTTGTAGTGGTTTATATGGAAGCATATATTCTCAAATCTTAAAAGAAGAGTTTGAATCCGTTTATAAAAATTTTCCTATATTATTTATATTTGGAACTTTAGGTTTTATAAAACCTGTTATTTTGTTGTCTAATGGCTTTGATTTTTGCCCACATTTAAAAAACTTTAAATGTACGATTTATGAAAATCGTCCAATTGTATGTAAAACTTATCCTTTAAGTCCAAATTTAGAT
The DNA window shown above is from Arcobacter lacus and carries:
- a CDS encoding YkgJ family cysteine cluster protein, with the translated sequence MKDFIPTLNQNFTFGNCKNCQAHCCSGLYGSIYSQILKEEFESVYKNFPILFIFGTLGFIKPVILLSNGFDFCPHLKNFKCTIYENRPIVCKTYPLSPNLDNQIYIDSSCPEINKGEEPFKFEESYFKNYQEKYIETHFEFENLKKEDFQLVYNIKNENFYKYIGNENSSYLKLHILSLKNLHKLEL